One part of the Anopheles coustani chromosome 2, idAnoCousDA_361_x.2, whole genome shotgun sequence genome encodes these proteins:
- the LOC131263679 gene encoding PE-PGRS family protein PE_PGRS47 codes for MKFLVLCTLIAGTAAAYSNSVYQNGKASTGLYNQVPAGSDYADKFPHGSTGYNGGYTTHYTSPNGAGVAVGTGSFAGTPGFGGFGGPTVDFSNFFQGVQANFANLYQQQFALQQQLFAQQQAALNAGFAGFGGFGGAGAAAGGFPVYGPNFASGSYNRIPTGNFAGAPNVASSSASFGPGGFHQTASIYPNNPAVPNVDTRFGGSEETTFQSGKPGFVGVSSFSSSSNINGQTHREAVTSVNNNGKVTTHRVHS; via the exons ATGAAGTTTCTTGTGTTGTGCACGTTAATTGCCGGTACGGCTGCAG CGTACTCCAACTCCGTCTATCAAAACGGAAAGGCGTCCACAGGTCTTTATAATCAAGTGCCGGCCGGTAGCGACTATGCTGACAAGTTCCCCCATGGCAGTACAGGTTACAATGGTGGCTATACGACGCACTACACCAGCCCGAACGGTGCCGGAGTGGCTGTCGGTACGGGAAGCTTCGCCGGTACGCCCGGATTCGGCGGCTTCGGCGGCCCGACCGTGGACTTCAGCAACTTCTTCCAGGGTGTGCAGGCCAACTTCGCAAA CCTGTACCAGCAACAGTTCGcgctccagcagcagctgttCGCCCAACAGCAGGCCGCTCTGAACGCCGGTTTCGCAGGATTCGGAGGATTCGGTGGTGCCGGAGCTGCCGCCGGTGGCTTCCCGGTGTACGGACCGAACTTTGCCTCCGGTAGCTACAACCGCATTCCGACCGGAAACTTTGCTGGTGCCCCGAATGTGGCCAGCTCCAGCGCTTCGTTCGGACCGGGAGGGTTCCACCAGACAGCTTCGATTTACCCGAACAATCCA GCTGTACCGAACGTTGATACTCGCTTCGGAGGATCAGAAGAAACGACCTTCCAGAGTGGCAAACCAG GTTTTGTCGGAGTGTCCAGCTTCTCGTCCTCATCGAACATCAATGGCCAGACGCACCGCGAGGCGGTTACTTCGGTGAACAACAATGGCAAGGTGACGACTCATCGCGTCCACTCGTAA